The DNA region ACTCTTCCATATGTAAAAGATTTAAACGGGTGTGATTTGTCGTTGTTTGAAGTATTTTGCTGACACTTGGCAAATGTCCTCCCGGGAAAATATACTTCTGGATAAAGTCGGTTCCTCTACTATAGGCATCATAGCGCTGATCTGGCATAGTAATAACCTGCATCACCATTACACCTGAAGGCTTGAGGAGTGATTCGCATTTTTTGAAAAAAACATCAAAATATTCTTTTCCGACTGCTTCAAACATTTCTACTGCAATGATGGCATCAAAAGTGCCATCAAGATCCCTGTAGTCCTTAAGCAGGATCTCTATCTGGTTATCGACCTCTTCTTTTCTAAAACGCTTTTCACAAAGTGCTTTTTGCTCTTTACTCAGTGTAACTGTTGTCACCTCGCACTGTTTCTCTTTGGCCAGGTGAATCGCCATTGCTCCCCAGCCCGAACCTATCTCAAGTACTTTAGCCCCCGGCTTAAGGCGTAGCTTGTCTGAAAGCAGTTTGATCTTTCTTTGTTGTGCTTCATACAGTGACTCTTCCGGGTGTTCAAATACTGCACTGGAATACATCATCGTATCATCCAGCATCAATTCAAAAAAATCATTAGAGAGGTCATAGTGCTGTGAGATATTTTTTTGTGACTGCGTTTTAGAGTTTTTACGCATCCAGTGCTTTATCTTGTTGAGCTGAGGCAATAGGTTGATAAAATGGTTAGTGCTTTTATCTTCACTTTTTGCTGCCAATGCTTTTGAGTTCAGCAGTGCAATACTGATCAGGTTCGTTAGGTCGGTAGTTTCAAAATCACCGTCCATGTAACTCTCTGCAAATCCTATATCACCATAAAGTGCAAGACGTCTAAAAAAGCGGCTGTCATGTATGATCATACTTGTTTTTGGAGATTCACCGTTTCCATAGATTTTTTTGGTTCCGTCACTGTAGATTACTTTCAGTGTTCCCTGTTCAATACGCTTTAAATATCTGTCTCCGAATTTGTTCCAAAATCCTTTCATTTCAATACCTCCTTATTTGATCTGCTGCTGTTGGCGAATACCAGGTCAATCCTTTTCGCCAAAGCTTTAAGGTTTGCCACAATGTTCTTGTAACCACCCA from Sulfurovum xiamenensis includes:
- a CDS encoding SAM-dependent methyltransferase — protein: MKGFWNKFGDRYLKRIEQGTLKVIYSDGTKKIYGNGESPKTSMIIHDSRFFRRLALYGDIGFAESYMDGDFETTDLTNLISIALLNSKALAAKSEDKSTNHFINLLPQLNKIKHWMRKNSKTQSQKNISQHYDLSNDFFELMLDDTMMYSSAVFEHPEESLYEAQQRKIKLLSDKLRLKPGAKVLEIGSGWGAMAIHLAKEKQCEVTTVTLSKEQKALCEKRFRKEEVDNQIEILLKDYRDLDGTFDAIIAVEMFEAVGKEYFDVFFKKCESLLKPSGVMVMQVITMPDQRYDAYSRGTDFIQKYIFPGGHLPSVSKILQTTTNHTRLNLLHMEEFTEDYAKTLRLWHDAFRSKLHKVKELGFDEYFIRMWKMYLCYCEAAFLTRNINLVQVAFTRDQNIHLNKGLVA